The Flavobacterium marginilacus genome window below encodes:
- a CDS encoding glycoside hydrolase family 2 TIM barrel-domain containing protein, producing MTKKKRFIQRIILINLLLIGSVIMGYAQNTAGERKQLFNSDWKFSLTDSPEYGNSGFNDSNWRKLTLPHDWSIEGKSEKNNPSEGDGGFYLMGKAWYRKKITVPNEWFGNKVSIYFEGVYMNSEVFINGKSVGVQPYGYTSFEYDLSPYLKYGEQNTIAVKVDNSQQKNCRWYSGSGIYRNVWLTVKNLVHVKTWGVAVTTLEIKNNKAKVQVKTIVKNETAVEQNVLLSTAINDAKGKNAVNATAKIELQPGEEKETVQIMTVENPKLWSVEAPNRYKAKSTLNVNSKNVDASIMDFGIRTIDFSAQNGFLLNGEKIKLNGGCVHHDNGALGAAAYVRAEERKIELLKAAGFNAVRTSHNPPSEAFLDACDRLGMLVIDEAFDGWREKKNTYDYATIFDKWWKHDVESMVLRDRNHPSIIMWSIGNEIIERTKPEAVETAKMLADAIHKIDSSRPVTSAMTTWNQGWDIFDPLMAAHDVAGYNYQLHEAESDHKRVPSRIIVQTESYPKDAFTNWDLVQKNNYILGDFVWTAMDYLGESGIGRFVYPGETEGEHWTANLYPWHGAYCGDVDLTGWRKPISHYRSMLYNNNEKLYMAVKEPNPENGTIKLTSWSVWPTWESWTWPGYDGKNIEVEVYSKYPKVRLYLNGKNIGEKETGKAQAFKATFVIPYTSGELKAVGLENGKETESVLLKTAGQSAKIKLTADRKTIKADGQDLVYVSVEITDDKGVLNPNAANQLTFNISGAGTIAGADNADLKDTDLYTANTRKAWHGRALVIIKSNGESGVINLEVSSPDLNKKVINIQAVENK from the coding sequence ATGACTAAAAAGAAAAGATTTATACAGAGAATAATTTTAATTAATCTATTGCTGATCGGCAGTGTAATAATGGGCTATGCACAAAATACTGCTGGAGAAAGAAAACAGCTTTTTAATTCGGATTGGAAATTCTCATTGACTGATTCACCGGAGTATGGCAATTCAGGATTTAATGACAGCAATTGGCGTAAATTAACTCTGCCTCATGATTGGAGTATTGAAGGAAAATCAGAAAAAAATAATCCAAGTGAAGGTGACGGCGGTTTTTATCTAATGGGGAAAGCCTGGTACAGAAAAAAAATTACAGTTCCTAACGAATGGTTCGGGAATAAGGTTTCCATTTATTTTGAAGGAGTTTACATGAATTCTGAAGTATTTATTAATGGAAAATCAGTTGGAGTACAGCCTTATGGTTATACTTCTTTTGAATATGATCTTTCACCTTATTTAAAATACGGAGAGCAGAATACAATTGCCGTTAAGGTTGATAATTCGCAGCAGAAAAACTGCAGATGGTACAGCGGTTCCGGTATTTACCGCAATGTCTGGTTAACGGTTAAAAATCTGGTTCATGTTAAAACTTGGGGTGTTGCAGTTACTACTTTGGAAATTAAAAATAATAAAGCAAAGGTTCAGGTAAAAACGATTGTAAAAAATGAAACGGCTGTTGAGCAGAATGTTTTGCTTTCAACCGCCATTAATGATGCTAAAGGAAAAAATGCGGTTAATGCCACGGCTAAAATAGAATTACAGCCAGGTGAAGAAAAAGAAACAGTACAGATTATGACAGTTGAAAATCCTAAGCTATGGTCGGTGGAAGCACCTAATAGGTATAAGGCAAAATCAACACTTAATGTTAATTCAAAGAATGTGGATGCTTCAATAATGGATTTCGGAATCAGAACTATTGATTTTAGTGCGCAAAACGGATTTTTATTAAATGGAGAAAAAATAAAATTAAACGGAGGCTGTGTGCATCATGATAATGGTGCTCTGGGAGCTGCCGCTTATGTCCGTGCCGAAGAAAGAAAAATTGAACTGCTGAAAGCTGCGGGATTTAACGCGGTAAGAACGTCGCACAACCCGCCTTCTGAAGCTTTTTTAGACGCTTGTGACCGATTAGGGATGCTGGTAATTGATGAAGCTTTTGACGGATGGAGAGAAAAGAAAAATACGTATGATTATGCCACTATTTTTGATAAATGGTGGAAGCATGATGTAGAATCCATGGTGTTGAGAGACCGCAATCATCCTTCAATAATCATGTGGAGCATTGGTAACGAAATTATAGAAAGAACCAAACCTGAAGCAGTTGAAACGGCAAAAATGCTGGCAGATGCCATCCATAAAATCGATTCATCCCGTCCGGTAACATCAGCAATGACTACCTGGAACCAAGGCTGGGATATTTTTGATCCATTGATGGCAGCTCACGATGTTGCAGGATACAATTATCAGCTTCATGAAGCAGAATCGGATCATAAAAGAGTGCCTTCCCGAATTATTGTACAGACCGAATCGTATCCAAAAGATGCGTTTACTAACTGGGATTTAGTTCAAAAAAATAATTATATTCTGGGCGATTTTGTCTGGACGGCAATGGATTATCTGGGTGAATCGGGTATTGGGCGCTTTGTGTATCCAGGTGAAACGGAGGGAGAGCATTGGACAGCAAATCTGTATCCATGGCATGGCGCTTATTGCGGGGATGTAGATTTAACTGGATGGCGAAAACCAATTTCTCATTACAGAAGTATGCTGTATAATAACAACGAAAAATTATACATGGCTGTCAAAGAGCCAAATCCTGAAAACGGAACAATAAAATTGACATCCTGGTCTGTCTGGCCAACATGGGAAAGCTGGACTTGGCCGGGTTACGATGGTAAAAATATTGAAGTAGAAGTATATTCGAAATACCCAAAAGTAAGACTGTACCTGAACGGGAAAAATATTGGTGAGAAAGAAACGGGAAAAGCGCAGGCGTTTAAAGCGACGTTTGTAATTCCTTACACTAGCGGTGAATTGAAAGCAGTTGGTTTGGAAAATGGTAAAGAAACGGAATCGGTTTTATTAAAAACTGCCGGTCAGTCTGCTAAAATTAAATTAACTGCTGACCGCAAAACAATAAAAGCTGATGGTCAGGATCTGGTGTATGTAAGTGTTGAAATCACTGATGATAAAGGTGTTTTAAATCCAAATGCTGCCAATCAGCTTACATTCAATATTTCGGGTGCTGGAACAATTGCTGGAGCAGACAATGCCGATTTAAAAGATACCGATTTGTATACTGCCAATACTCGTAAAGCATGGCATGGACGTGCTTTGGTAATTATTAAAAGTAACGGCGAATCTGGAGTAATTAATCTTGAAGTTTCTTCTCCTGATTTAAATAAAAAAGTGATTAATATACAAGCAGTCGAAAATAAATAA
- a CDS encoding DUF2264 domain-containing protein, which yields MNKFKKMLFLASIFSVSVFSQQKENNSGVFHVKNPDYSLSPYTGMTKKHWKDAALYLLEGAFSYVHTLDDPMKFPKQPGKSYPQDEGRVPTEKLEGLSRTLFIASPLLKENPDLVINNIKVAEYYRHQFSKLIDPNSPSYIVPRAKNGGPSQNLVEYGAITISLMTNPEVLWKPLPQDQKDALAKSMLSYGDGPTVPSNWKFFNIFVLSFFKDQGYAVNEKLLEEYLQKSLNDYRGEGWYNDNPAYDYYSMWGYQLYGALWSEYFGNKYYPEYAAKFRSNFKDMNSNYPLMFSRNGEMIMFGRSISYRIATIAALPFMGLEKDPAVNNGWLRRISSGVLKQFLEHPDFMKDNVPTLGFYGAFEPAVQVYSCRGSVYWMGKAFLGLLLPDDNPFWTAKENEGDWETKFKKDQVYNNFQKGSGILITDYPDIGASEVRAWCHEKKKDDWQGFRSTENYNRLSYNSAFLWQADGVNGEVAMNYVFKNAKQEWEPLRLYTFKRFEDGIYYRDAVLETNDKIKMSLADIPLPNGILRIDKNNSTEAVSMRLGHYALPKFDKEITTVTKKVNGKVVTIIDNGKYQLAMIPLSGWSTAETVTAKGLHPESEISKVIDVAANFNPENKESIYSTVMLWKKSGEKWNKNELAPVKSLEQKEGRVIIEFSNGLKKSVDFDKK from the coding sequence ATGAATAAATTTAAAAAAATGCTGTTTTTAGCCAGTATTTTCAGTGTTTCTGTTTTTTCACAGCAAAAAGAAAATAACTCGGGTGTTTTTCATGTAAAAAATCCTGATTACAGTCTTAGTCCTTATACAGGAATGACAAAAAAGCATTGGAAAGATGCTGCACTTTATTTATTGGAAGGAGCTTTCAGCTACGTTCATACTCTTGATGATCCGATGAAGTTTCCAAAACAGCCGGGAAAAAGTTACCCTCAGGATGAAGGCAGAGTGCCTACAGAGAAATTAGAAGGTTTGAGCAGGACTTTATTTATAGCCTCTCCGCTTCTAAAGGAAAATCCTGATTTAGTGATTAATAATATCAAAGTGGCTGAATATTACAGACATCAGTTTAGTAAATTAATTGATCCTAACAGCCCCTCTTATATAGTTCCCCGTGCTAAAAACGGAGGGCCGAGCCAGAATTTGGTTGAATATGGAGCAATAACAATATCACTGATGACCAATCCTGAGGTGCTTTGGAAACCACTGCCTCAAGATCAGAAAGATGCATTGGCAAAATCAATGCTGAGTTATGGTGACGGTCCTACAGTGCCATCCAACTGGAAGTTTTTCAACATTTTTGTATTGAGTTTTTTCAAAGATCAGGGATATGCCGTAAATGAGAAACTGCTGGAGGAATATCTGCAGAAATCGTTAAACGATTATAGAGGAGAAGGCTGGTACAATGATAACCCAGCTTATGATTATTACAGCATGTGGGGCTATCAATTGTATGGAGCTTTATGGTCCGAGTATTTTGGAAATAAATATTATCCGGAATATGCCGCAAAATTTCGAAGCAATTTCAAAGATATGAATTCCAATTACCCGTTAATGTTCAGCCGTAACGGGGAGATGATTATGTTCGGGCGCAGTATCAGTTATAGAATTGCCACAATTGCCGCTTTGCCTTTTATGGGATTAGAAAAGGATCCTGCGGTAAATAATGGCTGGCTCCGAAGAATTTCATCCGGAGTTTTAAAACAATTTCTGGAGCATCCTGACTTCATGAAAGATAATGTGCCGACACTTGGTTTTTACGGAGCATTTGAGCCTGCCGTACAAGTGTATAGCTGCAGAGGAAGCGTGTACTGGATGGGAAAAGCTTTTCTGGGGCTTTTACTGCCGGATGACAATCCTTTTTGGACTGCAAAAGAAAATGAAGGAGACTGGGAAACTAAATTCAAAAAAGATCAGGTTTATAATAATTTTCAAAAAGGTTCAGGAATCTTAATTACAGATTATCCTGATATTGGAGCTTCAGAAGTGAGAGCCTGGTGCCATGAAAAGAAAAAAGACGACTGGCAGGGTTTCCGATCAACTGAAAATTACAATCGTCTGTCGTATAACAGCGCTTTTCTATGGCAGGCAGATGGTGTAAACGGTGAAGTTGCCATGAACTATGTTTTTAAAAATGCAAAACAGGAGTGGGAACCTTTACGTTTATATACTTTCAAAAGATTTGAAGACGGCATTTATTACCGAGATGCAGTTTTGGAAACCAATGATAAAATTAAAATGAGTCTGGCTGATATTCCTTTGCCAAACGGAATTTTAAGAATCGACAAAAATAACAGTACCGAGGCAGTTTCCATGCGATTAGGACATTATGCACTGCCAAAATTCGATAAAGAAATTACAACAGTAACTAAAAAAGTGAATGGAAAAGTTGTGACTATTATTGATAATGGAAAGTACCAATTAGCCATGATACCGCTTTCAGGCTGGAGCACAGCAGAAACAGTTACAGCCAAAGGCCTGCATCCTGAAAGTGAGATCAGCAAGGTAATTGATGTGGCCGCTAATTTTAATCCAGAGAATAAGGAATCCATTTATTCCACAGTAATGCTTTGGAAAAAATCTGGAGAAAAATGGAATAAAAATGAGCTGGCTCCTGTAAAAAGCCTTGAGCAGAAAGAGGGCAGGGTTATAATTGAATTTAGCAATGGCTTAAAGAAATCTGTGGATTTTGATAAAAAATAG